From Woronichinia naegeliana WA131, the proteins below share one genomic window:
- a CDS encoding nucleotidyltransferase family protein, with protein MQKSIHIDYQDNLSVEKKLLLQAALGDEALCLTAWHDWKIRVDIDNIDSDSYHLLPLLYRNLLIHQINDSEITQLKGVYRKNWYKNQFFLDQLTQIWSAFSEAGIACIVLGDLAINLSVYSNLGDRVINNLELMIPVEDFDNTIRVLNELGWHSRVEIIKKSFFEFYSSIYLWNEVGDSLHLHWRLWEGILYNNLISKTTVLNNNDLNFTILDFPYQIIHICSKIKRLDFNFTLYWLADIIMIIKQFQQNQNANFELIISNLQKYHVAIPFNNFIHIQRVLGILNESFSKQIDSISITEKEQREFNWIIQKRKRFLGHFIQYYLGYLQWKMINFRSDHWLEVLIYIKKYLLFKIVYQPPR; from the coding sequence ATGCAAAAAAGTATTCATATTGACTATCAAGACAACTTGTCTGTAGAGAAAAAACTGCTGTTACAAGCGGCTTTAGGTGATGAGGCTCTATGCTTAACCGCTTGGCATGATTGGAAAATTCGCGTTGATATTGACAATATTGACTCAGACTCCTATCATTTACTGCCTTTGCTTTATCGTAATTTATTGATTCATCAGATTAATGATAGTGAAATTACCCAATTGAAAGGTGTCTATCGCAAAAATTGGTATAAAAATCAATTCTTTTTAGATCAGTTAACTCAGATTTGGTCTGCTTTTTCTGAGGCAGGAATTGCTTGCATTGTTTTAGGAGATCTGGCAATCAATCTTTCTGTTTATTCTAATTTAGGCGATCGCGTAATTAATAACCTGGAATTAATGATCCCGGTAGAAGATTTTGATAATACAATTAGAGTATTAAATGAGTTAGGTTGGCATTCTAGAGTTGAGATCATTAAAAAATCATTTTTTGAATTTTATTCTAGTATTTATCTTTGGAATGAAGTTGGTGATAGTTTACATTTACACTGGCGTTTATGGGAAGGTATTCTATACAATAATTTAATCTCTAAAACTACTGTATTAAATAACAATGATCTGAATTTTACCATTTTGGATTTTCCGTATCAAATTATTCATATTTGTTCAAAGATTAAAAGATTAGATTTTAATTTTACTCTATATTGGTTGGCTGATATAATCATGATTATAAAACAATTTCAGCAGAACCAAAACGCTAATTTTGAATTGATCATTAGCAACCTTCAAAAGTACCATGTTGCTATCCCATTTAATAACTTTATACACATACAACGTGTTTTAGGGATACTGAATGAGTCATTTTCTAAGCAAATAGATAGTATTTCTATTACAGAAAAAGAACAAAGAGAATTTAATTGGATTATCCAAAAAAGAAAACGATTCTTGGGTCACTTTATTCAATATTACTTAGGGTATTTGCAATGGAAAATGATCAATTTCCGATCAGATCACTGGCTAGAAGTGCTGATTTATATAAAAAAATATTTACTTTTCAAGATAGTTTACCAACCGCCTAGATGA
- the hslO gene encoding Hsp33 family molecular chaperone HslO, producing MADQLIRATAAGGGIRAVGVISTRLVEEARQRHQLSYVATAALGRTMSAGLLLASSMKREGARVNLRIKGNGPLQGLFVDAGVDGTVRGYVFNPQIELPPNALGKLDVGGAIGSEGFLYVVRDIGYGYPYSSTVELVSGEIGDDVTHYLANSEQTPSALLLGVFVGAQGVTASGGLLLQVMPKAARDEELIATLESRILSLKGFTPLLQSGKSLTDIFEELLGDLDLVIFPDTQLVRFDCRCSFDRVLGALKMLGEVELQDMIEKDDGAKATCEFCGEIYQASSDHLAQLIQDLQADCV from the coding sequence ATGGCTGATCAATTAATTCGAGCAACCGCCGCTGGTGGAGGCATTCGGGCCGTTGGTGTTATTTCGACTCGTCTGGTGGAAGAAGCACGGCAACGACATCAATTATCCTACGTGGCAACGGCGGCTCTAGGGCGAACCATGTCAGCAGGTTTACTCTTAGCATCTAGTATGAAACGGGAAGGCGCACGGGTTAATCTCCGTATTAAGGGAAATGGCCCTTTACAAGGATTATTCGTCGATGCAGGGGTCGATGGAACAGTACGAGGCTATGTTTTTAATCCTCAGATCGAATTACCGCCCAATGCGTTGGGAAAATTAGATGTGGGAGGCGCGATCGGTTCAGAAGGCTTTCTTTATGTGGTACGTGATATTGGCTATGGCTATCCTTACTCCAGCACAGTCGAATTGGTTTCAGGTGAAATTGGCGATGATGTCACTCACTATTTAGCCAATTCAGAACAAACCCCCTCGGCTCTCTTGTTAGGTGTATTTGTAGGAGCGCAGGGGGTTACGGCTAGTGGGGGCTTATTACTACAGGTGATGCCTAAGGCCGCACGGGATGAAGAATTGATCGCCACCTTAGAGTCACGGATATTAAGCTTAAAAGGATTTACCCCCTTATTGCAGTCTGGAAAATCTTTAACCGATATTTTTGAAGAATTATTAGGGGATCTCGATCTTGTTATTTTCCCCGATACACAATTAGTGCGTTTTGACTGTCGCTGTTCTTTTGATCGGGTTTTAGGAGCCTTAAAAATGCTAGGGGAAGTCGAGCTTCAGGACATGATCGAAAAGGATGATGGCGCGAAGGCCACCTGTGAATTTTGTGGTGAAATTTATCAAGCTAGTAGCGATCACCTAGCCCAACTGATTCAGGATTTACAAGCTGATTGTGTTTAA
- a CDS encoding dynamin family protein yields the protein MTEIAPQCQHLREQVNQLIALLRQESTLRSQQDTSVIETTLGKVLSPNFEIVFAGAFSAGKSMLINALLERELLYSAEGHATGTECHIEYAKPNQEKVVLTFLSEVEIREQAVALCQRLQLKGEFNINQHDAVELLKQSCQRIINEEGGKVKTERAKQANALLMLLDGYVHNRERIQTVQNSIYSMDQLNFSNLSEAASYARQGINSAVLKRLDYHCYHSLLEDGNVLVDLPGIDAPVQKDKELAYRKIEDPNTSAVVCVLKAAAAGDLATEETELLERIRNNPGIRNRVFYVFNRIDETWYAAQLRQRLDALIQTEFRDNARLYKTSGLLGFYGSQIKNTSSRDRFGLDSIFAESVKGLGGEEETPQFVSEFNNYCANSGKLLTTQLRVSVNGYETSNENYVRILGEWGKPLIEQLINDSGIESFRSAISLYLTEEKYPELFANLANDLQPLCIVLRQFYLEEYRKLDSQPREIEAMKAQELTALNQTMQELGVAFQIFIAEQVNDVVTNEDKAFDEDFLRLKARLLTRLQELITTFSVKNAHSRATRSHERNATAPLIAILVEALYYLANELEDTLVDSVESMMKDFFQRLFDRLHKADCYHQVYRLLGNDAGIEVCLKQVKEDVTKVLVGAARTECDRYVLESPRFYDEGTFSIYHFRQTLQQTSQGYDIQAIVEAEPAIKQLLKLDFEQKVFATVRKNFRQTINNALKTHLLPKAAEQAATILNQYDVARSYLEKTLEQEAEEKIARNSRLQAEIQQKIDLYQQSIEGINDCLKAMQIADQLPLITNTDTDTLSSVVEVKEVTDAEFVEIKEEIDSDWEGYSMEEI from the coding sequence ATGACAGAAATCGCACCCCAATGCCAACATCTGCGCGAACAGGTAAACCAATTAATTGCCTTGTTACGTCAGGAATCAACCCTGAGAAGCCAACAGGACACCAGTGTCATCGAAACCACTCTCGGTAAAGTCTTGTCGCCCAATTTTGAAATTGTTTTTGCCGGGGCCTTTAGTGCGGGCAAGTCGATGTTAATTAACGCGCTTTTGGAACGGGAATTGCTCTACAGTGCTGAGGGTCATGCCACCGGAACAGAGTGTCATATTGAGTACGCAAAACCGAACCAAGAAAAAGTTGTATTAACCTTCCTGAGTGAGGTAGAAATTCGAGAACAGGCTGTGGCCCTTTGTCAACGATTGCAGTTAAAAGGCGAGTTCAATATTAATCAACACGATGCAGTTGAGCTTTTAAAACAATCCTGTCAACGTATTATCAACGAAGAAGGGGGCAAGGTCAAAACAGAGCGAGCTAAACAAGCGAATGCTTTACTGATGCTATTGGACGGTTATGTCCACAATCGAGAACGGATTCAGACGGTGCAGAATAGCATTTATTCAATGGATCAGTTAAATTTTTCTAACCTTTCCGAGGCAGCCAGTTATGCCAGGCAGGGGATTAATAGTGCGGTCTTAAAGCGTTTAGATTATCACTGTTATCATTCTTTGCTCGAAGATGGTAATGTTTTAGTGGATTTGCCAGGGATTGATGCTCCAGTTCAAAAAGATAAGGAATTGGCCTACCGCAAAATTGAAGATCCGAATACTTCTGCTGTGGTTTGTGTTTTGAAAGCTGCCGCCGCCGGAGATTTGGCTACGGAAGAAACGGAACTATTAGAACGGATTCGCAATAATCCAGGCATTCGCAATCGAGTTTTCTATGTGTTTAATCGCATTGATGAAACCTGGTATGCGGCTCAATTACGACAACGTTTAGATGCTTTAATTCAGACGGAATTTCGGGACAATGCACGCCTTTATAAAACCAGTGGTTTGCTCGGTTTTTATGGGAGTCAAATTAAAAACACTTCCAGTCGCGATCGCTTTGGCTTAGATTCTATTTTTGCTGAGAGTGTGAAAGGGCTAGGAGGAGAAGAAGAAACGCCCCAATTTGTCAGTGAGTTTAATAATTATTGTGCTAACTCTGGGAAATTGCTGACAACGCAACTGAGGGTATCTGTTAATGGCTATGAAACCTCTAACGAAAACTATGTCCGTATTTTAGGCGAGTGGGGTAAGCCCTTAATTGAGCAATTAATTAATGACAGTGGCATTGAATCTTTTCGCAGTGCGATTAGTCTTTATTTGACGGAAGAAAAGTATCCCGAACTGTTTGCTAATTTAGCAAATGATCTGCAACCGTTGTGCATTGTTTTACGACAATTTTATCTAGAGGAGTATCGTAAATTAGATAGCCAACCTCGTGAAATTGAGGCAATGAAGGCTCAGGAACTCACGGCCCTTAATCAAACAATGCAGGAGTTAGGTGTTGCTTTTCAGATCTTTATTGCTGAACAGGTTAATGATGTTGTCACCAATGAAGATAAAGCGTTTGATGAAGATTTTCTCCGTCTTAAGGCTCGTCTGTTAACTCGTTTACAGGAATTGATCACGACTTTTTCGGTTAAAAATGCCCACAGTCGTGCGACCCGAAGCCATGAACGAAATGCCACTGCGCCCTTAATTGCTATTTTAGTTGAGGCATTGTATTATCTTGCCAATGAATTAGAAGATACGCTGGTGGATAGTGTAGAAAGTATGATGAAGGATTTCTTTCAACGTCTTTTTGATCGTCTCCATAAGGCCGATTGCTATCATCAAGTTTATCGTTTGTTGGGGAATGATGCGGGTATTGAGGTTTGTTTAAAACAAGTTAAAGAGGATGTAACCAAGGTATTGGTCGGAGCGGCCCGAACAGAATGCGATCGCTATGTGTTAGAAAGTCCTCGTTTTTATGATGAGGGAACTTTTTCGATCTACCATTTCCGTCAAACGTTACAACAAACTTCTCAAGGTTACGATATTCAGGCGATCGTGGAAGCGGAACCCGCGATTAAGCAGCTATTAAAGTTAGATTTTGAACAAAAGGTGTTTGCAACAGTTCGCAAAAATTTCCGCCAAACGATTAACAATGCCCTGAAAACTCATCTATTGCCCAAGGCAGCCGAGCAAGCTGCAACGATTTTAAATCAGTATGATGTGGCACGGTCTTATTTGGAAAAAACTTTGGAACAGGAGGCTGAGGAAAAGATTGCCCGTAATTCTCGACTCCAGGCAGAGATTCAACAAAAAATCGATCTCTATCAGCAAAGTATTGAGGGCATTAATGATTGTTTAAAGGCGATGCAAATTGCCGATCAGTTACCGCTCATCACCAATACTGATACTGATACACTGTCTTCTGTTGTAGAAGTGAAAGAAGTGACAGATGCGGAGTTTGTAGAAATTAAAGAAGAAATCGATTCAGATTGGGAGGGTTACTCAATGGAAGAAATTTAA